In a genomic window of uncultured Flavobacterium sp.:
- a CDS encoding MotA/TolQ/ExbB proton channel family protein: protein MANVKVKKESTSNGGGMITGIIIVACILVGVFIWKVIMGDASNFEGGNPETGHPINTLGQVYKGGFIVPVLLGMFLMVVVFSIERFIVIGKAAGKSNLDAFMKNVQGSIKEGNIEAAIASCDKQQGSVANAIKSALIKYQDVKKEGFNSEEASEVIHKEIEEATSLEMPMLEKNMTIISTLVSLGTLGGLLGTVSGMIKAFGALASAGTPDQAALATGISEALINTATGISTSILAIVSYNFFTAKIDDLTYSIDEAGTTIVNTYRRFRGSLKQ from the coding sequence ATGGCAAACGTTAAAGTTAAAAAAGAAAGCACTTCAAATGGAGGAGGAATGATTACTGGAATCATTATTGTTGCGTGTATTTTAGTTGGGGTGTTTATTTGGAAAGTAATCATGGGAGATGCGTCTAACTTCGAGGGAGGTAATCCAGAAACAGGTCATCCGATCAATACATTAGGTCAAGTATATAAAGGAGGTTTCATCGTACCAGTATTATTAGGTATGTTTTTAATGGTTGTTGTTTTTTCTATTGAAAGATTCATTGTTATCGGTAAAGCTGCTGGTAAATCTAACTTAGATGCATTTATGAAAAATGTACAAGGAAGTATTAAAGAAGGAAACATCGAGGCTGCTATCGCTTCATGTGACAAACAACAAGGTTCAGTTGCAAACGCAATTAAATCTGCTTTGATTAAATATCAAGATGTTAAAAAAGAAGGTTTCAACAGTGAAGAAGCTTCTGAAGTAATCCACAAAGAAATCGAAGAGGCAACTTCATTAGAAATGCCAATGTTAGAAAAAAATATGACTATTATCTCTACTTTAGTATCATTAGGAACTTTAGGAGGATTATTAGGAACTGTATCAGGTATGATTAAAGCGTTTGGTGCGTTAGCTTCTGCTGGAACTCCTGACCAAGCTGCTCTTGCAACAGGTATTTCTGAGGCACTTATCAACACTGCAACAGGTATCTCTACTTCTATCTTAGCTATCGTTTCTTACAACTTCTTTACTGCTAAGATTGATGATTTAACTTACTCTATCGATGAGGCTGGTACTACAATCGTTAATACTTACAGAAGATTCAGAGGAAGTTTGAAACAATAA
- a CDS encoding DUF853 family protein yields MNKKENFIEDINKGYLSKGDSIILGGAILDGEPIAEAHVKIPLKTLNRHGLIAGATGTGKTKTIQVFSEQLSNAGIPVLMMDIKGDFSGIAKEGKEEGFITERHAKINIPYNVASFPVELMSLSKQNGVRLRATVSEFGPVLFSRILDLNDTQAGVVSVIFKYCDDNQMPLLDLKDIKKVINYITEEGKDEIAASYGKISTATTGTILRKIIELEQQGGDLFFGETSFETDDLMRIDENGKGYVNIIRLTDIQDKPKLFSTFMLSLLAEIYQKMPEKGDAEQPELVIFIDEAHLIFNEASKALLEQIETIVKLIRSKGVGIYFVTQNPMDVPSGVLAQLGLKIQHALRAFTANDRQAIKKTADNYPTSQYYKTDELLTNLGIGEALVTALNEKGIPTPLVATMMRAPQSRMDILTADEIEAINSKSKLVKKYVEEIDRESAYEILNKKIADAVQASAEQEEQAPTKSSKAEPSTASVVGKSVLKVVTSATFIRGVFGVLTKIFKK; encoded by the coding sequence ATGAATAAAAAAGAGAATTTCATTGAAGATATAAACAAAGGGTATTTATCAAAAGGTGATAGTATTATTTTGGGAGGCGCCATTTTAGACGGAGAACCTATTGCCGAGGCACACGTCAAAATTCCCCTAAAAACCTTAAACCGCCACGGATTAATCGCAGGCGCAACCGGAACTGGGAAAACAAAAACGATACAAGTTTTTTCTGAGCAATTATCAAATGCAGGAATTCCGGTTTTAATGATGGACATAAAAGGTGACTTTAGCGGAATCGCAAAAGAAGGAAAAGAGGAAGGCTTTATTACTGAGCGACATGCAAAAATAAACATACCTTATAATGTAGCTTCTTTTCCGGTTGAACTAATGTCTTTATCCAAACAAAACGGAGTTCGTCTGCGCGCCACTGTTTCTGAATTTGGACCTGTATTATTTTCCCGAATTTTAGATTTAAACGATACTCAGGCCGGAGTTGTTTCTGTTATATTCAAATATTGTGATGACAACCAAATGCCTTTATTAGATTTAAAAGACATTAAAAAAGTCATTAATTATATTACTGAAGAAGGCAAAGATGAAATAGCTGCGAGTTATGGTAAAATTTCAACTGCAACGACCGGAACTATTTTAAGAAAGATAATCGAACTCGAACAACAAGGCGGAGATTTGTTTTTTGGAGAAACTTCTTTCGAAACTGATGACTTAATGCGTATTGACGAAAACGGAAAAGGATACGTAAATATCATTCGCTTGACGGATATTCAGGACAAACCAAAGTTATTCTCGACTTTTATGTTGAGTTTATTGGCTGAAATCTATCAAAAAATGCCCGAAAAAGGAGATGCGGAACAACCAGAATTAGTCATTTTTATTGACGAAGCACACTTGATTTTTAATGAAGCCAGCAAAGCACTTTTAGAACAAATTGAGACTATTGTAAAACTGATTCGTTCAAAAGGTGTTGGTATTTATTTTGTAACCCAAAATCCAATGGATGTTCCAAGTGGTGTTTTGGCACAATTAGGATTAAAAATTCAACACGCACTTAGAGCTTTTACAGCAAATGACAGACAAGCGATAAAGAAAACTGCAGACAATTATCCGACTTCTCAATACTATAAAACAGATGAATTGCTAACCAATTTAGGAATTGGAGAAGCTCTTGTTACAGCTTTGAACGAAAAAGGTATTCCAACGCCACTTGTAGCAACGATGATGCGTGCGCCACAAAGCCGAATGGATATTTTGACTGCTGACGAAATTGAAGCCATAAACAGCAAATCGAAGCTTGTAAAAAAATACGTTGAAGAAATAGATCGCGAAAGCGCCTATGAAATTCTAAACAAAAAAATTGCAGATGCAGTGCAAGCCAGCGCAGAGCAAGAAGAGCAAGCGCCAACAAAATCATCAAAAGCAGAACCAAGCACAGCAAGTGTTGTTGGTAAATCTGTATTGAAAGTTGTAACGAGTGCTACCTTTATAAGAGGTGTTTTTGGAGTTTTGACAAAAATATTCAAGAAATAA